A portion of the Desulfobulbaceae bacterium genome contains these proteins:
- a CDS encoding S8 family serine peptidase, giving the protein MKQVFWVSEWTSKRVVCWRMLLILFLLLGPGALKAAWGQGQRMYSLKVPHGITENLKSGRAADIIVLFDAEAVEDEVRAMRQARGIKFDDKVILDYRAQRYRQRKEQLFATLPMADIDTLAEYRQLPLTALRLHSLQALEGLSSHPQVLAVYPDEILTPTLNQSLPLTGQPAAVSAGMAGNGTTAAVIDTGVDWTNNAFGDCTAPGIPAETCKIKATVEMAPDDGMLDSTGHGTNVAGVVTGVAPGTGIVSFDVFDQEGFSSSSLVAQAIDCAITNKDVYNIIVLNLSMEGGSKYTEPCENAFEVAFYLALEAGIIPVSASGNSAYQNQIFSDGLPSPACTRKLERIFPRVKAATPLSPAGISVGAVYDSSVGSRGWGSCFDSTTVADQIVCFSNSSSYLTLLAPGAVITAAGSAMSGTSQAAPHVSGAIALLRQDYPTETNETIGQMLTGNGLAITDPRNSATTPRLDLTVFGPPPEPPSVPVMGGGGLAVLILMLLIGYWLLPEDRKRESTV; this is encoded by the coding sequence ATGAAACAGGTTTTCTGGGTTAGCGAATGGACGTCAAAACGGGTGGTTTGTTGGCGCATGCTTTTGATCCTCTTCCTGTTGCTGGGACCGGGAGCACTCAAGGCAGCCTGGGGGCAAGGCCAAAGAATGTATTCTTTAAAAGTTCCGCATGGGATTACTGAGAATCTTAAGTCAGGGCGTGCAGCCGATATCATTGTACTCTTTGATGCGGAAGCGGTGGAAGATGAAGTCAGGGCCATGAGGCAGGCACGAGGTATAAAATTCGATGACAAAGTGATTTTGGACTATCGGGCCCAGCGTTACCGGCAGCGCAAGGAGCAGCTTTTTGCTACATTGCCCATGGCAGATATCGATACATTGGCAGAGTACCGACAGCTTCCTCTGACGGCCTTGCGGCTTCATTCCTTGCAAGCGCTTGAGGGGCTTTCGTCACATCCTCAAGTGTTAGCCGTTTACCCAGATGAAATCCTTACGCCCACTCTGAATCAAAGCCTGCCTTTGACTGGCCAGCCTGCGGCGGTCTCTGCCGGCATGGCGGGGAACGGAACAACCGCAGCGGTTATTGATACAGGGGTTGACTGGACCAATAACGCCTTTGGCGATTGCACTGCACCAGGAATACCGGCTGAAACCTGTAAAATCAAGGCGACTGTCGAGATGGCCCCTGACGACGGCATGCTTGACAGTACCGGGCACGGAACCAATGTTGCCGGCGTGGTAACGGGAGTTGCACCTGGAACCGGCATTGTTTCGTTTGATGTATTTGACCAAGAAGGTTTTAGTTCTTCGTCACTTGTTGCCCAGGCTATTGATTGCGCCATAACCAATAAAGATGTCTACAATATTATTGTCCTGAATCTCAGCATGGAAGGCGGTTCCAAATATACCGAACCATGTGAAAATGCCTTTGAGGTCGCCTTTTATTTGGCGTTGGAGGCCGGCATAATTCCGGTAAGCGCATCCGGCAATAGCGCTTACCAGAATCAAATTTTCAGTGATGGGCTGCCCAGTCCGGCCTGTACCCGAAAACTTGAAAGGATATTTCCCAGGGTCAAAGCCGCGACACCGCTGTCTCCGGCCGGGATAAGTGTTGGCGCCGTTTATGACAGTTCAGTTGGCTCCAGGGGGTGGGGAAGCTGTTTCGACTCCACCACGGTGGCTGACCAGATCGTCTGTTTTTCAAACAGCTCCTCCTATTTGACTTTGCTAGCCCCTGGGGCGGTCATCACCGCAGCAGGCAGCGCCATGAGCGGCACTTCCCAGGCCGCCCCCCATGTATCTGGTGCAATCGCTCTGCTGCGCCAGGATTATCCGACTGAAACGAATGAGACCATTGGTCAAATGCTCACAGGTAATGGCCTCGCCATTACCGATCCGCGCAATAGTGCGACAACCCCCCGGCTTGACTTGACTGTTTTTGGCCCACCACCGGAGCCCCCGTCTGTTCCGGTAATGGGGGGCGGGGGCCTTGCCGTGCTTATTTTGATGCTGCTTATCGGCTATTGGTTGCTGCCTGAAGACAGAAAACGAGAGTCGACGGTATGA
- a CDS encoding RHS repeat protein — MVKPSFNHSFKGKFPDDFKGCPAIHTYDGNHNLNLITDPFGKQTQNTYDAEFRLTDIIDPLTTKAQSNESPMTGKVGFFRLPA; from the coding sequence ATCGTCAAGCCCTCGTTCAATCATTCTTTCAAAGGCAAGTTCCCTGATGATTTCAAAGGATGTCCCGCAATCCACACCTATGATGGCAACCACAATCTCAACCTGATCACCGACCCGTTCGGCAAGCAGACGCAGAATACCTATGACGCCGAGTTCCGCCTGACCGATATCATCGATCCACTGACCACCAAAGCACAATCAAATGAATCGCCAATGACGGGCAAGGTTGGGTTTTTCCGTCTCCCCGCCTGA
- a CDS encoding DUF1902 domain-containing protein, producing MEQIINIHVEKLSEGAYLATSEDVPGLVAQGRTVTETLEISRDVARKNLDAQAGRRKNPTLPVIGDSFDCALVVSGSMISVRRNSAS from the coding sequence ATGGAACAAATTATCAATATCCACGTGGAGAAACTGTCGGAAGGCGCCTATCTCGCCACCTCTGAGGATGTTCCGGGATTGGTGGCGCAGGGCCGGACAGTGACCGAGACCCTGGAAATTTCCCGCGATGTCGCTCGGAAAAACCTGGATGCTCAGGCGGGGAGACGGAAAAACCCAACCTTGCCCGTCATTGGCGATTCATTTGATTGTGCTTTGGTGGTCAGTGGATCGATGATATCGGTCAGGCGGAACTCGGCGTCATAG